The proteins below are encoded in one region of Halichoerus grypus chromosome X, mHalGry1.hap1.1, whole genome shotgun sequence:
- the RAB39B gene encoding ras-related protein Rab-39B encodes MEAIWLYQFRLIVIGDSTVGKSCLIRRFTEGRFAQVSDPTVGVDFFSRLVEIEPGKRIKLQIWDTAGQERFRSITRAYYRNSVGGLLLFDITNRRSFQNVHEWLEETKVHVQPYQIVFVLVGHKCDLDTQRQVTRHEAEKLAAAYGMKYIETSARDAINVEKAFTDLTRDIYELVKRGDITIQEGWEGVKSGFVPNVVHSSEEVVKSERRCLC; translated from the exons ATGGAGGCCATCTGGCTATACCAGTTCCGGCTCATTGTCATCGGGGATTCCACGGTGGGCAAGTCCTGTCTGATCCGCCGCTTCACCGAAGGCCGCTTTGCCCAGGTTTCGGACCCCACTGTGGGAGTGGATTTTTTCTCCCGTCTGGTGGAGATCGAGCCAGGAAAACGCATCAAGCTCCAGATCTGGGATACCGCGGGTCAAGAAAGGTTCAG ATCCATCACTCGCGCCTACTACAGGAACTCAGTAGGTGGTCTTCTCTTATTTGACATTACCAACCGCAGGTCCTTCCAGAATGTCCATGAGTGGTTAGAAGAGACCAAAGTGCACGTTCAGCCCTACCAAATTGTATTTGTTCTGGTGGGTCACAAGTGTGACCTGGATACACAGAGGCAAGTGACTCGCCACGAGGCAGAGAAACTGGCTGCTGCGTACGGCATGAAGTACATTGAAACGTCAGCCCGAGACGCCATTAATGTGGAGAAAGCCTTCACAGACCTGACAAGAGACATATATGAGCTGGTTAAAAGGGGGGATATTACAATCCAGGAGGGATGGGAAGGGGTGAAGAGTGGATTTGTACCAAATGTGGTTCACTCTTCAGAAGAGGTTGTCAAATCAGAAAGGAGATGTTTGTGCTAG